AAGGTGAGCGTAAAGGAACCGTCCGTATCGGACCGCACCACTCGAGCTGCAACACAACAGCGATGTGGTTCATACACACCACACACGTAAAAGACGTTCTTAGAAGCTAGTCTTTAATACAGCCTACCATTACCTAAGAAGCTGGCCACTCATATGCAAAGTTACCAGTGCTAATTAGCTCAGACTGTCATTGGCTGATATCGTTGTCCCTGGTGACCTGTTGGAATATAGGCGGGGCTGTTGTTGAGGGTGCAGCATAACTAGTAACACTGTCAATCTGGAACAAACAATGGCTCCGTGtaactgtatgtcactttggggcACCCTGGGAAGGCTGGGCCTCCATCCAGAGAACCAGGGAGAGAGTTGTAAAACTTCCCAGACAATATGCTTGGTGCAGGACATAGTACCTTCATACATAACTTATATCACCAGAGTGACATATTTTTACAGCATACAAACTATACCGAAGTCTTCAGCATTTTGGTTGTTGAGATATGGAATGGACCGACCAATAGGATGGAGGTCCAGGGAGGGGCACTAGTGTCCTGTTGACACAATACATGTTCAGGTCATTCCTTCCTCATGAATTAATTGTTTGTGTCTATGAGTCTAAACTCACCCAGGTCATTGTTGTTCATCATGGCGTTGGAGCTGCGCAGACGTGGACCCTGTTGGGTGAAATGGTACCCAAACTTGAGCAGGGTGGTGTTCTTCTCCAGCATGCTGGCGATCTCCATCTCCACCTTGTTACCCAATGGCTGGCTCTGAAAAATTGGGGCAAAGTAGCCCAGTCCCTGCAAAACTGCTACTTGCCGTAATGCAATTTATGCCCACCATAGGAAAAGTAATAATTTTCATAAACATTTTTATATGATGAGAAGTTACCACAACAAAGAAATAGATAATAGGGAAAAAAATTGCCAAGACTGCACCATCAGTGAATTCATCAAAAGGTCATTTTTGCCACTTTCAAATGGTAGCCTGGGATACTCCTCGGCACCTGAGTGTGATCTGTGAAGGGAGGCTGAGGGGCTCATACCTGGTTGTCAATCTTGAGTTCAAGGAGGGTGGTGTTAGACTGGAGAGACTCCAGCAAAGCCAGAATGCCTACTCCTGTGATGAAGTTGGACTCAACGTTGAGGGACTTCAGGGTGGTGTTGACCTTTAGCATGTCTGCCAGGGCCTGAGGAAGGAAGGAAATGTCAAGGAAAGCTTGTGCCAAGGTCAAGAGATGCAGAGCTGACTGCCTCAGTGATTGCCCAGGGTTTCCCCCCAGCAATATATAATCCTGAATGAACTCTTTCTAGATCTACCTCTTAATTAAGACAAACTTGTTTCGAGACTTTGAGGATTAAtggtaacacttcacttgaCTAAGCACAAACAGTACAGTTTTATACTGTTACTTATGtactaattaaccacaaactaagtctgaGATACATACTGATCCTatattaattcatcattaatgaatcatgatgctgatgatgttttatctcaagcagtatatttgttactatatctgtttatTCTGTAAACCTCTGTGAACTGCTGAAGGAAGAAGTCATGAATAACGCCagggaaatactgatctcatgtttgttcatcatttatgaatcgtgatgcatctTTTACCCCAAGTAGCAACTATGTTCATAATTTGCACTTGTAcagtatttgtgccccatcgTGTAAAGTGTTACCGGATTATTAATGTCTAAACATTCCATTAAGGCTGATATATCAGACTACCAGGACAGAGTCTGGGCACCCCTGTATGGTCATTACGTCATGTCTAAACATTTCTGCAAGTGTTTCTGCCAATGCAGCAGGAACAGTACTCACATAGGCTACAGGATCATTACTCCTAGTTCCCACAATACTAAATCGCTCCACTACGTTGTTGCTCTTTAAAGCTTCTGCATAGGCCTTTAGCGTGGGAacgggaatgttctggaacagaGAAACACCAGTCATAAAGCACACAAAGACAATGTTTTTTATCGCTGCAGCGATATTCCAGTCAGTATGATCTATGCTATTAAATGCTAATTTACGATTCCATTTGGTTAAAGAACCAATGGAGCCTGGTATCTACAGTTATCCTCGTATGATCTTACGTTGTGCAGACATCATGTTCATTAAAATGGTCATAAAAATATATCGCCTTTATGtagcacagtgtttcccaatctggtcttcggggacccacagttggtccatgtttttgctccctccaagctccctgcaaTATAGttgacatttttgctccctcccagctcctggcatggggagctgggagggagcaaaaacgtggactgctgtgggtcccaaggaccggattggaaaacactgcccTAGCACATAGGTTAAATAAGACAGACAGGCCATCTTGACCcagcagtcaatgatgaaccCCGATCCTTTTCTACGCTGTCACCTTGATATTATTCAGGTTGACCTCAAATAAGCTGGGATCATTCCTCTTGATTTTCTCCAGGGTATCCTCTACGTTTGTTGAGTTGGGCTGCTCGTCTGGGATTTGTTTATACTGGGTACACTGGATCACACCTGGGTAATTGGGACATGTGGTACACTCGTACTCAGAGGTAGATAGTTCAGGCCCAGAAATTAAAAATCCAGGACATGATTTAGCTTCAATCAACTAGTTGCGTTCTCTGTGATCCGAGGTggtttcaactaaccagttcagtataaagaatcacagtcacagagtactcaactggttggttgaaacaaaatcttggtctggattttgacTTTCTGGAACCAAATTATTCAACTCTTCACACTGATGCACAAATACTCAatactttattttaaatgtgcCATACGGACATCAGTGCATAGCTTTTAGAGTAAAACAAACATCTGGCTTGTTTGCACCGTAGCTGACGACAAAGGCTAGAAGTGAAAGACTCACTGTTCAAGCCCTGCTTGTTGACAATTGTGCTGCTGGCAAGAGCTTCATAGTACTGCTGGTTACTCATCAGCGTATGCATGCCCAGGATAGCTGGAGGGGGGAaaaggagagaaggaaagagcaAGAAAGTAAGTTTGAGGGAAAAGACGTCTCTGAAATGAGGTTGATGG
The sequence above is a segment of the Brienomyrus brachyistius isolate T26 chromosome 12, BBRACH_0.4, whole genome shotgun sequence genome. Coding sequences within it:
- the tmod1 gene encoding tropomodulin-1 isoform X1; this encodes MSFRKELEKYRDVDEDELLKNLSEAELKKLEDELEELDPDNALLPAGLRQKDQTKKAPTGTFQRDSLLAHLEKQAKEHPDKEDLVPYTGEKRGKAWVPKTKAADPIMESVTLEPELEEALASANDAELCDIAAILGMHTLMSNQQYYEALASSTIVNKQGLNSVIQCTQYKQIPDEQPNSTNVEDTLEKIKRNDPSLFEVNLNNIKNIPVPTLKAYAEALKSNNVVERFSIVGTRSNDPVAYALADMLKVNTTLKSLNVESNFITGVGILALLESLQSNTTLLELKIDNQSQPLGNKVEMEIASMLEKNTTLLKFGYHFTQQGPRLRSSNAMMNNNDLARVVRSDTDGSFTLTLSVPELEKHFKKKFKTKSKFNTKEKA
- the tmod1 gene encoding tropomodulin-1 isoform X2, with the protein product MSFRKELEKYRDVDEDELLKNLSEAELKKLEDELEELDPDNALLPAGLRQKDQTKKAPTGTFQRDSLLAHLEKQAKEHPDKEDLVPYTGEKRGKAWVPKTKAADPIMESVTLEPELEEALASANDAELCDIAAILGMHTLMSNQQYYEALASSTIVNKQGLNSVIQCTQYKQIPDEQPNSTNVEDTLEKIKRNDPSLFEVNLNNIKNIPVPTLKAYAEALKSNNVVERFSIVGTRSNDPVAYALADMLKVNTTLKSLNVESNFITGVGILALLESLQSNTTLLELKIDNQSQPLGNKVEMEIASMLEKNTTLLKFGYHFTQQGPRLRSSNAMMNNNDLVRKRRLEGGPIFPKCRVNV